A section of the Candidatus Latescibacterota bacterium genome encodes:
- a CDS encoding M48 family metalloprotease, protein MFTGIRTSLSRVELVELLRSHSLPLVLGKKLAIFLIVLTILIIVTSFVASVIVIVNVPLKIFDFSQMIPLEIIGTLLLIVIMAAVVPGLLTYFSLPRIYDRDLDVRVKLPEGEGEPSINADCNRKLHTLGSDLRLWMRQGLIDKHADVYYTDRIKSNVITYGNLDRARIVFALDVLQEMSLPQLRSILAHETGHIVENDYIVTCMFSEVTKILHYLFWPVQMINRIIKTVFMYLERLPLGILRFVFSGFSFVIRLIINMISMPLWLPRALLYWESQLAEYLADDYGVILSGSASGLITSLMKLEDMRVSLGKSGFPRRYDLFATVVAHSRSLESNTVIGDIVTFLSELEQSHPNSMRRWQRLARLGMQDVRVK, encoded by the coding sequence TTGTTTACTGGTATCAGGACAAGTCTTTCGAGGGTTGAACTTGTCGAACTTCTGCGGAGTCACAGTCTGCCCCTTGTTCTTGGTAAAAAGCTGGCAATATTCCTTATAGTCCTGACGATCCTGATCATAGTCACATCGTTTGTTGCCTCTGTCATAGTCATCGTCAACGTACCGCTGAAGATCTTCGATTTCAGCCAGATGATACCTCTCGAGATCATCGGTACGCTTCTGCTGATAGTCATCATGGCGGCTGTTGTCCCGGGGTTGCTCACATATTTTTCCCTTCCGAGGATATATGATCGGGACCTTGATGTAAGGGTGAAGCTTCCGGAGGGTGAGGGAGAACCTTCGATAAACGCGGACTGTAACAGAAAGTTGCACACTCTCGGATCTGATCTGAGACTATGGATGAGGCAGGGGCTTATCGATAAACATGCGGACGTATATTACACTGACAGGATTAAATCCAATGTCATAACATATGGCAACCTGGACAGGGCCAGGATCGTCTTTGCTCTCGATGTTCTTCAGGAGATGAGCCTGCCCCAGCTGCGTTCGATCCTTGCTCACGAGACAGGACATATCGTTGAAAACGACTATATCGTCACCTGTATGTTCTCGGAAGTCACTAAAATACTTCACTACCTGTTCTGGCCCGTGCAAATGATCAATCGAATTATTAAGACTGTGTTCATGTATCTTGAGCGATTACCGTTAGGGATATTACGCTTTGTCTTTTCAGGGTTCAGCTTCGTTATCAGACTTATAATCAACATGATAAGTATGCCGTTATGGCTGCCCAGGGCTTTGCTGTACTGGGAATCCCAGCTTGCCGAATATCTGGCTGATGATTACGGGGTTATTCTCAGCGGTAGCGCCTCAGGTCTTATAACATCCCTGATGAAACTTGAGGATATGCGCGTGAGTCTCGGAAAAAGCGGGTTCCCGCGCCGTTATGACCTGTTCGCTACTGTCGTCGCCCACAGTCGATCCCTCGAATCAAATACAGTTATCGGAGATATTGTTACGTTTTTATCGGAACTCGAGCAGTCTCATCCTAATTCGATGCGACGCTGGCAGAGGCTCGCACGCCTGGGAATGCAGGATGTTCGCGTAAAATGA